A window from Nothobranchius furzeri strain GRZ-AD chromosome 17, NfurGRZ-RIMD1, whole genome shotgun sequence encodes these proteins:
- the ube2d4 gene encoding ubiquitin-conjugating enzyme E2 D4 → MALKRIQKELSDLQRDPPAQCSAGPVSDDLFHWQATIMGPSDSPYQSGVFFLTIHFPTDYPFKPPKVAFTTKIYHPNINSNGSICLDILRSQWSPALTVSKVLLSICSLLCDPNPDDPLVPEIAHTYKADREKYNKLAREWTQKYAM, encoded by the exons ATGGCGTTGAAAAGAATTCAGAAG GAACTGTCTGACCTGCAGAGGGACCCTCCTGCCCAGTGCTCTGCAGGACCAGTTTCAGACGATT TGTTTCACTGGCAGGCAACAATAATGGGTCCA AGTGACAGCCCCTATCAGAGTGGAGTGTTTTTCCTCACCATTCATTTTCCAACAGATTACCCCTTCAAACCACCAAAA GTTGCATTCACAACAAAGATTTACCACCCAAATATCAACAGCAATGGCAGTATTTGTCTGGACATACTGAGGTCACAGTGGTCACCAGCTCTTACCGTGTCAAAAG TCTTATTGTCTATCTGCTCTCTTCTGTGTGATCCAAATCCTGATGACCCATTGGTCCCAGAGATTGCTCATACATACAAGGCTGACAGGGAAAA GTACAACAAGTTAGCaagagaatggacacagaagtatgCAATGTAA